The Armatimonadota bacterium genome has a window encoding:
- the cdaA gene encoding diadenylate cyclase CdaA produces MDEITRRLFELTRFSSESLWNVVDILLVSYLIYRLLVLVRNTRAWRILIGIVVFIGALYVSDVLQLRTLHWILDRATALAPVALVILLLPELRHTLEGFARLGLWTTRLGPSTQFVNEATINHIVAGATELASQRIGAIIVIERDNSLEDVIKTGVQLDAKLSAAILGSIFYDKNPLHDGAVIVRGEKIVSAACQLPLSENELISRMFHMRHRAGVGISEQTDCISLMISEERGTMTVASDGKLKQLDGPAELREVLNQALRRQESKRRNRKAEVASGS; encoded by the coding sequence TTGGACGAGATCACGCGGCGGCTTTTTGAACTCACTAGGTTTTCTTCGGAAAGCCTTTGGAATGTCGTCGATATCCTGCTGGTTTCTTATCTCATCTATCGGTTGCTCGTACTTGTCCGAAACACTCGCGCCTGGCGCATTTTGATAGGCATTGTGGTGTTCATCGGTGCCTTATACGTCAGCGATGTACTGCAACTGCGTACGCTCCATTGGATTTTGGACCGAGCGACTGCCCTAGCCCCCGTTGCTTTGGTCATTCTGCTCCTGCCCGAATTGCGCCACACCCTCGAAGGATTTGCACGACTTGGGCTATGGACCACACGTCTCGGACCGAGTACTCAATTCGTGAACGAGGCTACGATCAACCACATCGTCGCTGGAGCGACCGAGCTCGCGAGCCAAAGAATCGGCGCGATCATCGTCATCGAACGAGATAATTCCCTTGAGGATGTGATTAAGACCGGAGTTCAGCTCGATGCTAAACTCAGCGCAGCCATCCTTGGTTCGATTTTTTATGACAAGAACCCGTTGCATGATGGCGCCGTGATCGTCCGAGGCGAGAAAATCGTATCTGCTGCATGTCAGCTGCCTCTTTCCGAGAACGAGCTGATCTCCCGAATGTTCCACATGCGGCATCGAGCCGGCGTGGGCATCAGCGAACAAACGGATTGCATCTCCCTGATGATCAGCGAAGAACGCGGAACGATGACGGTGGCGAGCGATGGAAAACTCAAGCAGCTCGATGGCCCCGCGGAGCTCCGCGAAGTCTTGAACCAAGCCCTTCGTCGGCAAGAATCGAAGCGGCGGAATCGCAAAGCTGAGGTGGCCAGTGGTAGCTAA
- the mtnC gene encoding acireductone synthase, producing MKFKAYLLDIEGTTTPIDFVTRTLFPFARARLDQVELTESEARLLAVEREEDQRTGAMPPQLVAPYLSWLMDQDRKSTGLKSVQGRIWESGYKDGELRGELYPDVLPAMKRWRMAGSKVAIFSSGSVHAQKLLFGHSVEGDLTGLIDGYFDTTTGGKREPESYVRIAESLKIKPSEICFLSDIIEEVDAAKLAGFHSFQVCRDDSITTTVLQITKFDSDCLV from the coding sequence ATGAAATTCAAAGCGTATCTACTGGATATTGAAGGCACGACCACGCCTATCGACTTCGTGACGCGAACATTGTTTCCGTTTGCACGGGCCAGGCTGGACCAAGTTGAACTCACTGAATCCGAGGCTCGATTGCTGGCGGTCGAGCGTGAAGAAGACCAAAGAACGGGTGCGATGCCTCCCCAGCTGGTGGCGCCATATCTGAGTTGGCTCATGGATCAAGATCGAAAATCGACGGGCCTAAAGTCGGTACAAGGTCGAATTTGGGAATCTGGGTACAAAGATGGCGAGCTACGCGGAGAGTTGTATCCCGACGTTTTGCCGGCGATGAAACGCTGGCGAATGGCAGGTTCAAAAGTCGCCATTTTCTCGTCCGGCAGCGTCCATGCTCAAAAGCTCTTGTTCGGCCATTCGGTCGAAGGTGATCTCACCGGTCTGATCGATGGATATTTCGACACGACGACCGGCGGAAAGAGAGAACCAGAGAGCTATGTTCGCATTGCTGAGTCGCTCAAGATCAAGCCTTCTGAGATCTGTTTCCTCAGCGATATCATCGAAGAAGTTGATGCCGCAAAGCTGGCAGGATTCCACTCATTCCAAGTTTGCCGTGATGATTCGATCACAACGACAGTCCTTCAAATCACAAAGTTTGATTCAGATTGCTTGGTCTAA
- a CDS encoding flagellar biosynthesis anti-sigma factor FlgM produces MQISDRELQKVMQLGSIRLTEPVEEEIVSPRETDGPLIKALVQEVMEMPDREDRIEELRAKIQAGTYNPAGEEIADAMWRRAQVDRIR; encoded by the coding sequence ATGCAAATATCTGACAGAGAATTACAGAAGGTGATGCAACTTGGTAGCATCCGATTGACCGAACCGGTTGAAGAAGAGATCGTATCTCCTCGAGAGACCGATGGCCCGCTGATCAAAGCCCTAGTGCAAGAAGTGATGGAAATGCCGGATCGAGAAGATCGCATTGAAGAACTTCGAGCCAAGATTCAGGCTGGCACCTACAATCCGGCTGGCGAAGAAATCGCCGATGCCATGTGGCGCCGAGCACAAGTCGATCGCATCCGATAA
- the mtnB gene encoding methylthioribulose 1-phosphate dehydratase codes for MQTLVQSELPELIRWIHSKGWAPGTGGNFSEVISNSPLELLMSPSGIDKGDCSHDNMLLVNESGATVTGIGKPSAETLIHVAIARQTDAKVIVHTHSIWNTIASLSPHPDYRIGGFEMLKGLRGITTHDHMEYIPIFENSQDIAGLSAKIESKLKERPETHGILLRGHGLYTWGTSIAEAKRHLEVLEFLFEIQGQLARTAN; via the coding sequence GTGCAAACACTAGTCCAAAGCGAGCTACCGGAACTGATTCGGTGGATCCATTCAAAGGGTTGGGCCCCGGGTACCGGTGGCAATTTCAGCGAGGTAATCAGCAATTCCCCGCTAGAACTGTTGATGTCTCCAAGTGGGATCGACAAAGGTGATTGTTCGCACGACAATATGCTTTTGGTGAACGAATCTGGCGCGACAGTCACAGGAATTGGGAAGCCATCGGCTGAGACCCTGATTCACGTGGCTATCGCCCGCCAAACCGACGCCAAAGTGATTGTACACACTCATTCGATTTGGAACACGATTGCATCGCTGTCACCCCATCCAGATTATCGCATCGGCGGATTTGAGATGCTCAAGGGTCTGCGCGGGATCACGACACACGATCACATGGAGTACATTCCGATCTTTGAGAACAGCCAAGACATCGCTGGACTCTCGGCAAAAATTGAGTCGAAGTTGAAGGAACGGCCAGAAACACACGGCATTCTGCTTCGCGGGCATGGCCTGTACACTTGGGGAACGTCGATTGCAGAGGCAAAGCGGCACCTCGAAGTCTTAGAGTTTTTGTTTGAAATTCAAGGTCAATTGGCAAGGACGGCAAACTAA
- a CDS encoding GNAT family N-acetyltransferase, translated as MISIRPIERHECSKFLKILCTVFDLDFQRAEGVFYEEPHFDLARKWALYDSDQMVSILTTTPLQFGSYRAMGIAGVATIPSKRNQRFANHLVNHVLGHGATIGESRALLFAQRTNLYESCGFTTIDHVVKGEIRTSLDYLDKDRLEFDSVRAKYEDWCSAHPSFLVRSPKGWEAWKWNFKVCEAVEKGYVCFEANTIREMVTCPGQESWPVGPNCEWYGLKSVTELLQVPAEVQSTGLMLLGHSIDFTPLMFMTDQF; from the coding sequence ATGATCTCGATTCGCCCCATCGAGCGTCACGAGTGCTCGAAGTTTTTGAAAATCCTTTGCACTGTCTTCGATTTGGACTTTCAGCGTGCTGAAGGGGTCTTCTATGAGGAGCCGCATTTTGACCTTGCTCGTAAGTGGGCACTTTACGATTCTGACCAAATGGTTAGCATTCTCACCACGACTCCGTTGCAATTTGGCTCGTACCGAGCGATGGGAATTGCCGGTGTCGCAACAATTCCTTCGAAAAGAAATCAGAGGTTTGCTAACCATTTGGTTAATCACGTTCTGGGACATGGGGCGACAATCGGCGAGTCACGAGCACTGCTCTTTGCTCAGCGGACAAATCTCTACGAATCCTGCGGATTCACTACCATTGACCACGTGGTTAAAGGTGAGATTCGGACTAGCCTGGATTACCTCGACAAGGACCGCCTCGAGTTTGACTCGGTCAGGGCAAAGTATGAAGATTGGTGCAGTGCCCATCCATCATTTCTGGTCCGATCACCTAAAGGCTGGGAAGCTTGGAAGTGGAATTTCAAAGTATGCGAAGCCGTTGAAAAGGGCTACGTATGCTTTGAAGCCAACACCATTCGGGAAATGGTCACCTGTCCTGGCCAAGAATCCTGGCCGGTGGGTCCGAATTGCGAATGGTATGGGCTGAAATCGGTCACGGAATTGCTCCAGGTCCCCGCTGAAGTTCAATCAACCGGATTGATGCTACTCGGCCACAGCATCGATTTCACGCCACTAATGTTCATGACCGACCAGTTTTAA
- a CDS encoding GAF domain-containing protein, translated as MKFEFIGRLGFVAALLGAIFAFNPVGIAQGGQAALLLLAYFGFVALLERRDLRTPLVSTLMAVADLAVTGFMVMLSTRVAHLGFMLPLAPAYLIRFRSANASFLIPIGGIAPLCVSQLSTGNLISANSLVQSAISVLILVLAKPSEAAIESKPIVLIEKEPEVPSATPDLELRESYRELREHVSKTEKRSKKERRLLQLTELVFAPNGEFWNGLTNAVRELTGAPAVRIFCLESRTNSLVVRSSSGDFDTAEQIVPIPLGKGGSESLIQDRAAHALGLEDEPRKVGNLLLKFDHRLIGMITLYANNEGEMESAMAVAQSLSAEIAKLISHRVDQSERSRRLTELEVLYSVATASAGAESSVNLISRVVHQLADETPCDFLGIFAIDGNELLPISQHGTTRRVLDAMSFAAGRGVPGYVGIGAPELHLWNTQDDPRLSSTDLAKLRVGSFVCMPIRVAGELYGCLISGTAQVGGVSYSEANTLQLVAQELGQAITRLNGKSGSEAQMITPTEFIQRVNEAPGALIVIEPIRKEELKSEFGSGAVKHSVRSVAPRLRAILPPDGLLCRREEDVLVYVPGMDEESARKWANQSAASIAMQTIFDESGKRRIPLAVRTKVSAVNSTVENHAEIAS; from the coding sequence TCTTCGCACGCCATTGGTGTCCACGCTGATGGCGGTTGCTGACTTGGCTGTCACTGGATTCATGGTCATGCTCAGCACTCGTGTGGCTCATCTTGGATTCATGTTGCCGCTTGCTCCTGCCTATTTGATTCGCTTCCGTTCTGCAAATGCATCTTTCTTAATTCCAATTGGTGGAATCGCGCCACTGTGCGTGTCTCAACTGAGCACAGGAAATTTGATTTCGGCGAATAGTCTAGTTCAATCCGCGATCTCGGTTCTGATCCTTGTGTTGGCCAAACCTAGCGAAGCCGCGATTGAGTCGAAGCCGATTGTGTTGATCGAAAAGGAGCCCGAAGTTCCTAGCGCGACTCCAGATTTAGAATTACGCGAATCGTATCGCGAGCTGCGGGAACACGTTTCCAAGACCGAAAAGCGATCAAAGAAGGAGCGACGACTGCTTCAATTGACCGAGCTTGTCTTTGCACCAAATGGTGAGTTTTGGAACGGACTGACAAACGCTGTTCGCGAACTGACCGGTGCTCCTGCAGTCCGAATCTTCTGCCTAGAATCTCGAACCAACAGCCTGGTCGTGCGGTCATCAAGCGGCGATTTCGACACCGCCGAACAAATTGTGCCAATCCCTCTGGGCAAGGGAGGATCAGAATCCTTGATCCAAGACCGGGCGGCACATGCTCTTGGGCTCGAGGACGAACCGCGCAAGGTCGGAAACCTCTTGTTGAAATTTGATCACCGGCTCATTGGCATGATCACCCTCTATGCCAACAACGAAGGTGAAATGGAATCGGCGATGGCGGTGGCTCAATCGCTTTCTGCCGAGATTGCTAAGTTGATCTCTCACCGTGTGGACCAATCGGAACGATCTCGGCGATTAACCGAATTGGAAGTTTTGTACTCAGTCGCAACCGCCTCTGCCGGAGCAGAATCCAGCGTCAACCTCATCAGCCGGGTCGTACACCAACTTGCTGATGAAACTCCTTGTGACTTTCTGGGAATCTTTGCTATCGACGGAAACGAGTTGCTGCCGATTTCTCAGCACGGGACGACTCGCCGCGTTTTGGATGCAATGAGTTTTGCCGCGGGTCGCGGCGTACCGGGATATGTCGGGATTGGTGCGCCAGAGTTGCACCTTTGGAATACCCAAGACGATCCGAGGCTTTCGAGTACCGATCTCGCCAAACTAAGAGTTGGAAGCTTCGTTTGTATGCCCATTCGGGTCGCTGGTGAGCTGTACGGCTGTCTGATTTCAGGAACCGCGCAGGTCGGCGGAGTCAGCTACTCGGAAGCGAACACTTTGCAGTTGGTGGCTCAGGAACTGGGTCAGGCGATCACCCGCCTCAATGGCAAATCTGGCAGCGAGGCACAGATGATCACTCCAACAGAGTTCATCCAACGCGTCAATGAGGCGCCCGGCGCACTCATCGTCATCGAGCCAATTCGGAAAGAAGAGTTGAAGTCTGAATTTGGTTCGGGCGCAGTCAAGCATTCCGTCAGGTCGGTTGCGCCAAGGTTGCGCGCGATTCTGCCTCCGGATGGATTGCTCTGTCGAAGGGAAGAAGATGTACTCGTCTATGTGCCTGGTATGGATGAAGAATCGGCCAGAAAGTGGGCGAATCAATCAGCGGCCAGCATCGCGATGCAGACCATTTTCGATGAATCAGGTAAGCGGCGAATTCCGCTCGCTGTTCGCACAAAGGTATCCGCGGTGAATTCGACGGTGGAGAATCATGCTGAAATTGCTAGTTAA
- a CDS encoding cupin domain-containing protein, with product MAFIRIPEKDVTITEYSEIKATLANIGVGYEVWKPEVELADGADSKSVLEAFATEIEALKAEGGYQAADVIDLFPDTPNLDVMLAKFSKEHWHDEDEIRFIVEGNGVFHIRPKDGSEVIALYVEEGDLARVPAGTWHWFDLRKDKRIRAIRLFQDPSGWTPHYTDSGVDKGYLPVCFGLDFIPAQLSHL from the coding sequence ATGGCATTTATCAGAATTCCGGAAAAGGACGTTACGATCACAGAGTATTCCGAGATCAAAGCAACGCTGGCAAACATCGGCGTCGGCTACGAAGTTTGGAAGCCTGAGGTTGAGCTCGCTGATGGCGCAGACAGCAAGTCGGTTCTGGAAGCATTCGCCACCGAAATCGAAGCACTCAAAGCGGAAGGGGGATATCAAGCTGCCGACGTGATCGACCTTTTTCCAGATACTCCAAACCTTGACGTGATGCTCGCAAAGTTCAGTAAGGAGCACTGGCACGATGAAGATGAAATTCGTTTCATCGTTGAGGGCAACGGCGTGTTTCACATTCGGCCAAAGGACGGTTCTGAAGTGATCGCTCTTTACGTCGAAGAAGGTGATTTGGCACGGGTGCCCGCCGGAACATGGCATTGGTTTGACCTCCGAAAAGACAAGAGGATTCGCGCGATTCGGCTGTTCCAAGATCCTAGCGGATGGACGCCTCACTACACCGATTCAGGCGTGGACAAGGGGTATCTCCCAGTCTGTTTCGGGCTTGATTTCATCCCTGCCCAGCTATCACACCTTTGA
- a CDS encoding methionine adenosyltransferase, translating into MGLKHIYTSESVSEGHPDKVADQISDALLDEFLSQDPMSRVAVETMLAHGVAVVSGEVTSNAYVNVQRAVRETINSIGYNSTEVGYDGSNCGVFVAIQEQSSDIAMGVDTGGAGDQGMMFGMATRETPELMPLPITIAHALTRKAAEVRHANPKLGLRPDAKSQVSVDYEDYVPKRLNTIVVSHQHDGDLSQEEVHARVQEHIIQPVLADYQNYIDGDITFHINPTGRFVIGGPAGDTGLTGRKIIVDTYGGMCPHGGGAFSGKDPTKVDRSAAYMARHIAKCIVAADLADRCVVGLAYAIGVAQPVSVNVETFGTEKIDNATIVKRVRDNFDMSPNGIIKHLDLRNIKYRSTAKNGHFGNPEFAWERITEANGLK; encoded by the coding sequence ATGGGTTTGAAACATATTTACACCTCGGAAAGCGTCAGCGAAGGACATCCAGACAAAGTCGCGGATCAGATTTCCGATGCGTTGTTGGATGAATTTTTGTCGCAAGATCCGATGTCGCGTGTGGCGGTCGAAACAATGCTGGCGCACGGCGTCGCAGTGGTTTCTGGCGAAGTTACAAGCAATGCTTATGTGAACGTTCAGCGAGCAGTTCGCGAAACGATCAACAGCATCGGCTATAACAGCACCGAAGTTGGATATGACGGTTCGAACTGCGGTGTTTTTGTCGCTATTCAAGAGCAGTCGTCGGACATCGCAATGGGTGTCGATACTGGCGGTGCCGGTGACCAGGGAATGATGTTTGGCATGGCCACTCGCGAGACACCTGAATTGATGCCGTTGCCAATCACCATCGCGCACGCGCTCACTCGAAAGGCGGCAGAGGTTCGGCACGCGAACCCTAAGCTCGGATTGCGCCCCGACGCAAAGTCTCAGGTCTCAGTGGACTACGAAGATTACGTTCCAAAGCGACTGAATACAATTGTGGTTTCTCATCAACACGACGGGGACCTGAGTCAAGAAGAGGTTCACGCACGAGTTCAAGAGCACATCATCCAGCCAGTGCTTGCTGATTACCAAAACTACATCGATGGCGACATCACCTTCCACATCAACCCAACCGGGCGATTTGTGATTGGTGGCCCAGCTGGAGATACCGGACTCACAGGTCGAAAGATCATCGTCGATACTTACGGTGGCATGTGCCCACACGGTGGTGGCGCGTTCTCTGGCAAGGATCCCACAAAGGTAGACCGTTCGGCAGCCTATATGGCTCGCCACATCGCCAAGTGCATCGTAGCCGCTGATCTGGCCGACCGATGCGTGGTTGGTCTTGCTTACGCAATCGGTGTTGCTCAGCCTGTTTCTGTCAACGTTGAAACGTTTGGTACGGAGAAGATCGACAATGCTACGATCGTTAAGCGCGTACGAGATAACTTTGATATGTCGCCAAACGGCATTATCAAGCACCTCGACCTGCGCAACATTAAGTACCGGTCAACCGCGAAAAATGGACATTTTGGAAATCCAGAGTTTGCTTGGGAACGAATTACCGAAGCAAATGGGTTGAAATAA
- the pheA gene encoding prephenate dehydratase, whose translation MSQEGPEKLAELRASIDELDLKLVELLNQRVKLAQEVGKTKGFSNQVIFVPEREREILARLTQANQGPLTPDQLSSVFREIISAARAAEQPLKVAYWGPEGSFSNQAALKAFGQSSVAVPVPSIEDVFLEVQKGSVDYGIVPVENSVGGAVPETLDHFVSSPLQICAQTSIPVVHHLVSHAERLEDIRTVYAGPQPKAQCRKWLRANLPNAEVIDLTPTSACVQRTANDHSAAAIATSLAAEIIGVPILRSHLQDRPDNRTRFWVLGKNLPAPTGYDRTTIRFGLKNEPGKLYAALGIFAQFEVNLLMIESRPSPRDPFDYIFFLDCEGHQAQEKLGNAIKALQEICTEVTILGSYPVTDWS comes from the coding sequence ATGAGTCAAGAAGGACCCGAAAAGCTGGCTGAGTTGAGAGCCTCGATTGATGAACTCGACCTAAAGTTGGTGGAACTTCTTAACCAAAGGGTTAAATTGGCTCAAGAAGTTGGAAAGACGAAAGGGTTTTCGAACCAAGTGATCTTTGTCCCTGAACGCGAGCGAGAGATTCTCGCGAGGCTGACTCAGGCAAATCAGGGCCCGTTGACTCCAGATCAACTGTCCAGTGTCTTTCGAGAAATCATCAGCGCGGCGCGGGCCGCCGAACAACCGTTAAAGGTCGCTTACTGGGGGCCAGAAGGATCATTTTCGAACCAAGCGGCGCTCAAGGCGTTTGGCCAGTCATCGGTAGCGGTACCGGTCCCGAGCATCGAAGACGTGTTCCTTGAGGTTCAAAAAGGTTCTGTAGACTACGGAATCGTGCCAGTTGAGAACTCGGTTGGAGGCGCAGTACCCGAGACTTTGGACCATTTTGTCAGCTCTCCTTTGCAAATCTGTGCCCAAACGTCTATTCCGGTTGTTCACCATTTGGTGAGTCATGCCGAGCGATTGGAAGATATTCGAACGGTTTATGCGGGGCCGCAGCCGAAAGCGCAATGCAGAAAATGGCTGCGCGCAAATCTCCCGAATGCGGAAGTAATCGACCTAACGCCGACCTCAGCTTGTGTACAACGGACTGCGAATGACCACTCCGCCGCCGCGATTGCCACCAGCCTGGCGGCTGAGATCATTGGCGTCCCGATTTTGCGAAGCCACCTGCAAGATCGCCCAGACAACCGAACTAGGTTCTGGGTGTTGGGCAAAAATCTTCCTGCTCCAACCGGTTATGACCGTACGACAATCCGATTTGGACTGAAGAATGAACCAGGAAAGCTCTATGCCGCGCTCGGGATTTTTGCGCAGTTCGAAGTCAACTTGTTGATGATCGAATCACGCCCTTCGCCACGAGATCCGTTCGATTACATTTTCTTCTTGGATTGCGAAGGTCACCAGGCGCAGGAAAAGCTGGGAAATGCAATCAAGGCACTCCAAGAGATTTGTACGGAAGTGACGATCCTCGGGAGTTATCCCGTCACGGACTGGAGTTGA
- a CDS encoding pyridoxal phosphate-dependent aminotransferase yields the protein MHITSLFSKQTKAFSTPALRQITLEVQRVNGINLGQGVCNLPVPEFVLESAKIAANGGHNRYTNPRGTVRLREALSSKLQSFNGIAADPESQILVTCGATGAFEGVCGVLLDPGDEVIVFEPTYPYHIQALNRYQAKVNIVSLSAPDWEIDFDQVKSLVNERTKFILVNTPGNPTGKLFTREEILKLAEIIEPYNCLMVTDEIYEYMTFDGANHLSPAALPELEGRVITMGGYSKTFSITGWRIGYLTGPAEICASITQFLDAVYACAPAPLQEAVAAGIENFGPEFYSGLNSKYESKRNSFVAGLRNLGLDPLPPAGAYYLICDYSNLFPGLTSYEFVNKMIAETGVGAVPSSDFVRDHAQAQWVRFCLASEDEVLNEALDRLTHIQR from the coding sequence ATGCATATTACATCTCTATTTTCAAAACAAACAAAGGCATTTTCAACTCCGGCACTAAGGCAAATAACTCTTGAGGTCCAAAGGGTTAACGGTATTAACCTTGGACAGGGGGTTTGCAATCTTCCGGTTCCAGAATTTGTGCTCGAATCGGCAAAAATCGCAGCAAATGGGGGTCACAACCGATATACCAACCCCCGTGGAACGGTGAGATTGAGAGAAGCACTCTCCTCCAAACTCCAATCCTTTAATGGCATCGCCGCCGATCCGGAATCCCAAATCTTGGTGACTTGTGGTGCGACGGGGGCGTTTGAGGGTGTTTGCGGCGTCCTGCTCGATCCAGGCGACGAAGTGATCGTCTTCGAACCCACCTATCCCTATCACATTCAGGCTCTGAATCGGTATCAGGCGAAGGTGAACATTGTTTCGTTGTCCGCGCCAGATTGGGAAATTGATTTTGATCAAGTCAAGTCGCTTGTCAATGAGCGTACGAAATTCATCCTCGTGAACACGCCTGGTAATCCAACTGGGAAGTTGTTCACGCGGGAAGAGATTTTGAAGCTAGCCGAAATCATCGAACCGTACAACTGCCTCATGGTCACGGACGAGATTTATGAGTACATGACCTTTGATGGCGCAAACCACCTCTCCCCCGCTGCGCTTCCAGAACTTGAAGGCCGAGTGATTACGATGGGTGGCTACTCAAAGACATTCTCTATCACTGGATGGCGGATCGGCTATCTCACCGGCCCTGCTGAAATCTGTGCTTCGATCACCCAATTTTTAGATGCGGTATACGCCTGCGCGCCCGCCCCATTACAAGAAGCTGTGGCGGCGGGAATAGAGAATTTTGGGCCCGAATTCTATTCTGGGTTGAATTCCAAATACGAGTCGAAACGAAACTCATTTGTTGCTGGACTGCGCAATTTGGGGCTGGACCCTCTCCCCCCTGCCGGTGCGTACTATCTCATTTGTGATTACTCAAACCTGTTTCCGGGCCTAACGAGTTATGAGTTTGTGAACAAGATGATCGCTGAAACTGGCGTAGGAGCCGTTCCCTCAAGTGATTTTGTGCGCGACCACGCGCAGGCACAGTGGGTGCGATTCTGCCTCGCGAGCGAGGACGAAGTCTTAAATGAAGCGCTCGATCGGCTCACACATATCCAGCGCTAA